The following proteins are encoded in a genomic region of Fusarium oxysporum f. sp. lycopersici 4287 chromosome 1, whole genome shotgun sequence:
- a CDS encoding DRB0094 family RNA ligase (At least one base has a quality score < 10) — protein sequence MPRKLVTVRHVSAITAIPRADRIAAATVGGWTCVVPVNVFEVGDRAVYFEIDSLLPATDPRFAPLAPTIIGPDGPTSAPDIRVQTIQIRGVLSQGLLLPLADFPEIVAQLDGIPSDKLRDVGFEDILNVGKFEKPAMPLQHTSTSDAPLPEYPDFIPRTNQERVQNLTDVFAEHGTEMFEESTKMDGSSMTVFYLNDANPLASTVPSETRHNGVAVCSRNRILVENHPRSPPLFYATARALNLHETLPKIGRNIALQGELCGSSIQSNFEGFAKGTHCFFLFAVYDIDGQRYLPPREVYETWAPLLGVKHVPVHGYRPLNEMGSQVTDLVNRAEGRGINGRKREGIVFKREDGQFSFKAISNSYLLTHGE from the coding sequence ATGCCTCGAAAGCTCGTAACAGTCCGCCACGTCTCGGCCATAACAGCCATCCCGCGGGCAGACCGTATTGCGGCTGCCACTGTCGGCGGTTGGACATGCGTCGTTCCCGTCAACGTCTTTGAAGTGGGGGATCGCGCCGTATACTTTGAAATAGACTCGCTTCTACCGGCCACGGACCCGCGATTTGCTCCTCTGGCGCCGACGATCATCGGGCCAGACGGCCCCACTTCCGCACCGGATATCCGGGTTCAGACTATTCAGATCCGGGGCGTGTTGTCGCAGGGGCTTCTATTGCCATTGGCCGATTTCCCGGAAATAGTTGCTCAACTGGATGGCATTCCATCAGATAAGCTACGGGACGTCGGATTTGAGGACATCCTCAACGTGGGAAAATTTGAGAAGCCTGCCATGCCACTTCAACATACTTCGACATCAGACGCACCTTTGCCTGAGTATCCTGACTTCATACCACGAACAAACCAGGAGCGCGTGCAGAACCTCACAGATGTATTCGCTGAGCATGGTACTGAGATGTTCGAGGAGTCGACCAAGATGGACGGCTCATCCATGACAGTTTTTTACCTCAACGACGCCAACCCTCTCGCTAGCACAGTCCCTAGCGAGACGAGACATAACGGCGTGGCAGTTTGCTCGCGGAATCGTATTCTGGTAGAGAATCATCCACGAAGCCCGCCTCTCTTTTACGCTACCGCACGAGCACTCAACCTCCACGAGACGTTACCCAAGATCGGGCGTAACATAGCTCTTCAGGGTGAACTTTGCGGGTCGAGCATACAGAGTAATTTTGAAGGATTTGCCAAGGGAACGCAttgctttttcctctttGCAGTGTATGACATTGATGGGCAGCGATACCTACCACCAAGGGAGGTGTACGAGACCTGGGCACCACTACTGGGCGTTAAGCACGTGCCTGTACATGGATACCGGCCTTTGAATGAGATGGGTTCGCAGGTCACAGATCTAGTTAATCGAGCGGAAGGAAGGGGAATCAATGGGCGGAAGAGGGAGGGGATTGTGTTCAAGCGCGAGGATGGGCAGTTCAGCTTCAAGGCGATATCCAACTCTTACCTGCTCACACATGGAGAGTAG
- a CDS encoding oxidoreductase: MTTQNFKNEKDIPVSHQDFPGTEREMPNPKATRDELPEAGGNSRTYQGSGKLKGKKALITGGDSGIGAASALLFGREGVSDIVIAYLPEEEKDAQDTKKQVENEGAKVHLISLDLSKQENCKKLVDFAVEKMNGIDILFNNAAYQMMVQDIKDLPEEQWIHTFNINIHSFFYISKYALPHMKTGATIINNASINAYIGRPDLLDYTSTKGAIVSFTRGLSNQYVGKGIRVNAVAPGPVWTPLIPATMDDEAQKQFTSPMGRPAQPSEIATCVVFLASSDSSCVSGQTIHCNGGTIVNG, translated from the exons ATGACGACCCAGAACTTCAAGAATG AGAAGGATATCCCCGTCTCTCACCAGGACTTCCCTGGTACTGAGAGGGAGATGCCTAACCCCAAAGCCACCCGTGACGAACTACCTGAGGCCGGCGGCAATTCGAGGACATATCAAGGCTCTGGAAAGCTCAAAGGCAAGAAGGCACTGATCACTGGAGGCGACAGTGGCATTGGTGCTGCTTCTGCTCTTCTGTTCGGCCGGGAGGGCGTTTCGGATATTGTCATTGCTTATctaccagaagaagagaaggatgctcAGGACACCAAAAAGCAGGTTGAGAACGAGGGTGCCAAGGTCCATCTTATCTCTCTTGACCTCTCGAAACAAGAGAATTGCAAGAAACTTGTTGACTTTGCCGTGGAGAAAATGAACGGGATTGACATTCTATTCAACAATGCAGCTT ACCAGATGATGGTCCAGGATATCAAAGACCTCCCCGAGGAGCAATGGATTCacaccttcaacatcaacatccactCCTTCTTCTATATCTCTAAATACGCCCTCCCTCACATGAAGACAGGAGCTACTATTATTAACAATGCTTCCATCAACGCCTACATCGGTCGCCCTGATCTCCTCGATTACACATCCACAAAGGGTGCGATTGTTTCATTCACACGCGGTCTCAGCAATCAATATGTCGGCAAGGGTATTCGTGTTAATGCTGTCGCTCCTGGACCCG TTTGGACACCTCTCATTCCCGCCACAATGGACGACGAAGCGCAGAAGCAGTTCACAAGCCCCATGGGACGACCTGCTCAGCCATCAGAGATTGCTACGTGCGTGGTCTTCCTGGCGTCGAGTGACAGCTCGTGTGTTAGTGGACAGACCATCCACTGCAATGGCGGTACCATTGTCAATGGTTAA
- a CDS encoding oxidoreductase: MTTQNFKNEKDIPVSHQDFPGTEREMPNPKATRDELPEAGGNSRTYQGSGKLKGKKALITGGDSGIGAASALLFGREGVSDIVIAYLPEEEKDAQDTKKQVENEGAKVHLISLDLSKQENCKKLVDFAVEKMNGIDILFNNAAYQMMVQDIKDLPEEQWIHTFNINIHSFFYISKYALPHMKTGATIINNASINAYIGRPDLLDYTSTKGAIVSFTRGLSNQYVGKGIRVNAVAPGPGMLSRSHQCMIQLTMHSLDTSHSRHNGRRSAEAVHKPHGTTCSAIRDCYVRGLPGVE, translated from the exons ATGACGACCCAGAACTTCAAGAATG AGAAGGATATCCCCGTCTCTCACCAGGACTTCCCTGGTACTGAGAGGGAGATGCCTAACCCCAAAGCCACCCGTGACGAACTACCTGAGGCCGGCGGCAATTCGAGGACATATCAAGGCTCTGGAAAGCTCAAAGGCAAGAAGGCACTGATCACTGGAGGCGACAGTGGCATTGGTGCTGCTTCTGCTCTTCTGTTCGGCCGGGAGGGCGTTTCGGATATTGTCATTGCTTATctaccagaagaagagaaggatgctcAGGACACCAAAAAGCAGGTTGAGAACGAGGGTGCCAAGGTCCATCTTATCTCTCTTGACCTCTCGAAACAAGAGAATTGCAAGAAACTTGTTGACTTTGCCGTGGAGAAAATGAACGGGATTGACATTCTATTCAACAATGCAGCTT ACCAGATGATGGTCCAGGATATCAAAGACCTCCCCGAGGAGCAATGGATTCacaccttcaacatcaacatccactCCTTCTTCTATATCTCTAAATACGCCCTCCCTCACATGAAGACAGGAGCTACTATTATTAACAATGCTTCCATCAACGCCTACATCGGTCGCCCTGATCTCCTCGATTACACATCCACAAAGGGTGCGATTGTTTCATTCACACGCGGTCTCAGCAATCAATATGTCGGCAAGGGTATTCGTGTTAATGCTGTCGCTCCTGGACCCGGTATGTTAAGCCGATCTCACCAATGTATGATACAACTAACAATGCATAGTTTGGACACCTCTCATTCCCGCCACAATGGACGACGAAGCGCAGAAGCAGTTCACAAGCCCCATGGGACGACCTGCTCAGCCATCAGAGATTGCTACGTGCGTGGTCTTCCTGGCGTCGAGTGA